The Ziziphus jujuba cultivar Dongzao chromosome 7, ASM3175591v1 genome includes a region encoding these proteins:
- the LOC107423446 gene encoding protein PARTING DANCERS → MANSKPIAQIPSQAVCSGGGGVCMMRNTWRDEQSPAFINFISTFLRENCFRLNFVSITPDFIFNCGGSSVAFIFVTNWGSNISPLFSRIEKLKVQFANLYVVVTLASREQNDSFICSYFKSGMEFGKPTFVPVRDIEMGFEKIVKIAHSRGVCKGQDATTKLKSERKRAVQGMDVFLKVVTALPGIDNHDANALNQAIGSIEAIAKASKEYILENTDLSADKAEVISRFFRDPKFYLGPKIN, encoded by the exons ATGGCGAATTCGAAACCAATCGCTCAAATTCCATCGCAGGCCGTATGTTCAG gTGGTGGTGGAGTTTGTATGATGAGAAACACATGGAGAGATGAGCAATCCCCAGCTTTCATTAATTTCATCTCCACCTTCCTTCGTGAAAACTGTTTCCGTCTCAATTTTGTTTCAATCACCCCC gactttatttttaattgtggGGGCTCATCAGTAGCATTCATCTTCGTGACAAACTGGGGTTCTAACATCTCCCCACTCTTCAGCAG AATAGAGAAACTGAAAGTGCAATTTGCTAATCTATATGTTGTCGTGACCCTCGCTTCCCGGGAGCAAAATGATTCGTTTATTTGTTCTTACTTCAA ATCTGGAATGGAGTTTGGCAAGCCAACATTTGTACCAGTTCGAGACATTGAGATGGGCTTCGAAAAAATCGTAAAGATAGCTCACTCTCGTGGGG TTTGCAAGGGACAGGATGCCACGACAAAACTGAAATCTGAG AGAAAGCGAGCTGTGCAAGGAATGGATGTCTTCCTAAAAGTGGTGACGGCCTTACCAGGGATTGACAACCATGATGCAAATGCG CTTAATCAAGCTATTGGTTCGATTGAAGCAATTGCCAAAGCATCGAAGGAGTATATTCTGGAAAACACAGACCTTTCAGCTGACAAGGCGGAGGTAATTTCAAGGTTTTTCAGGGATCCAAAATTCTATCTAGGGCCAAAGATAAATTaa